From Linepithema humile isolate Giens D197 chromosome 8, Lhum_UNIL_v1.0, whole genome shotgun sequence, one genomic window encodes:
- the LOC137001639 gene encoding uncharacterized protein, whose protein sequence is MSQSEKAGDMPGADAAQIGRVSVRVPPFWPEEPELWFAQLESQFLLSAVTSDSTKYAYAISQIETKYIKEIKDVITNPPTCGKYEAVKRALIQRLSDSQEHRIRQLLEREKLGDRKLSQFLRHLRTLAGNAVPDQLLRTLWLGRLPAQMQIILATRADDLLEDVAEQADRVYEVTCRTVAVLDKPKETKSKPTGSLEDQIQALVKQVAALNTRLGRQEHRHKQQRHRSRSRSRTKSNSEEDSEFCFFYRRFGSKARKCTEPCTYKEKKKDKTEN, encoded by the coding sequence ATGAGCCAATCAGAGAAGGCCGGCGATATGCCAGGCGCCGACGCAGCACAAATCGGCAGAGTATCGGTGCGAGTACCACCTTTTTGGCCGGAGGAACCAGAATTATGGTTCGCCCAATTAGAGAGCCAGTTCCTGCTGAGCGCCGTCACGTCGGATTCAACCAAATACGCATACGCAATCTCGCAAATCGAGACGAAATACATCAAGGAAATCAAAGACGTGATAACGAATCCTCCGACATGCGGGAAATACGAAGCTGTAAAAAGGGCACTCATCCAAAGACTGAGCGACTCGCAGGAACACCGCATCCGCCAATTACTGGAGCGAGAGAAACTAGGCGACCGAAAGCTGTCGCAGTTCCTGCGCCATCTAAGGACGCTCGCGGGCAACGCCGTGCCCGATCAACTCCTGCGCACGCTATGGCTGGGGCGTTTACCGGCCCAGATGCAGATTATTTTAGCAACTCGAGCTGACGATCTTCTCGAGGACGTGGCGGAACAGGCCGACCGCGTTTACGAAGTTACATGCCGAACAGTCGCAGTATTAGACAAGCCTAAGGAGACGAAATCGAAACCTACCGGCTCGCTCGAGGACCAGATACAGGCATTGGTTAAGCAGGTCGCGGCACTCAACACGCGATTGGGCCGGCAGGAGCACCGCCACAAACAGCAGCGCCACAGATCGCGCAGCCGCAGCCGGACTAAATCAAATTCGGAAGAAGACAGCGAGTTTTGCTTTTTCTACCGGCGATTCGGCAGCAAGGCTAGAAAGTGTACAGAGCCATGTACATacaaggagaagaagaaggacaAAACGGAAAACTAG